The following proteins are co-located in the Echinicola sp. 20G genome:
- a CDS encoding gliding motility protein, which yields MVDVRKHYYLIILILFSVLGCSSQKDTFTNRMYHNVTAKFNAYFLAKEKIDEVEDNFKKAYQEDYTQILPVFTPIDSSTVDNNEEKLAEARELAAKAIDWHRISNWVDDSYYLIGLIDYYEAKTDDAINTFKYLNVNGENNDVRHQALIQLLRIFINQRKFDDASYVIDFLSKEAEISKENKKNLYKTLAYYYEVRQEKDGLIAALEKALELSKDNSESSRLYFTLAQLYQREGFDAQAYSYYRSAMEGNPPYELAFFSQLYAQKVAELEKSKDYRKVREYYDELYKNRKNQDLRDVVLYEKALFELKQNEIEEGISLLHRAAQETAKNDIQKGYIYEKLAEIYFDQKEDYRSSFYYLDSALQFFKPEDKPFNPLSAKKDVLETYTVNYETITKNDSLIRISQLSPEEQEKIAEDYIQKEEERLLAEAKKKTPEKNSSIFDNLLAFGGNSTGATFYFDNPTAIQQGEIEFFRTWGNRPLADNWRRNASGFQSASNYADNTNSINDTSTIDEPSETIKSSLPDKASLLASIPNDPVMISQLNEELETSYFELGKVLFFELNRPDLARDYLVKMIQEYPDSEKKPEAYYTLYLIERETNGMTEYYANKLNKEFPDSPFTKSVNNPVEESSGTIANKNAAENYSQAYLLFKEGRYDESRSLIRATLDNYPLTPVTEKLLILDIMITGKTGSKETYQTGLEQYISTTKNEELVKMARNMLSVLTGEVNKAPIAKIDSIALKDSVKVTNNTRIAQDDSTSTKPESIYKFDENQTHIFILVIDPDQVSKAKNLTAEMENFHDANYPNSRLRTGSLSFNRENSIILVSPFSNAEKALEYRKRFLTDFKAEALPEETKKSSFVISIQNFQQLNKRKDISEYEAFFKASY from the coding sequence ATGGTGGACGTGAGAAAGCATTATTATCTTATTATACTTATTTTATTTAGTGTACTGGGCTGCTCTTCACAAAAAGATACGTTTACCAATAGGATGTACCACAATGTAACGGCAAAGTTTAATGCCTATTTTCTTGCCAAAGAAAAAATCGATGAAGTTGAGGATAATTTCAAAAAAGCCTATCAAGAAGATTACACTCAAATACTTCCTGTATTCACCCCAATAGACAGTTCAACAGTTGACAATAATGAAGAAAAACTTGCCGAAGCAAGAGAGCTCGCAGCAAAGGCCATAGACTGGCACAGGATCAGCAACTGGGTAGATGACAGCTATTACTTGATTGGGTTGATCGATTATTATGAAGCCAAAACGGATGATGCCATCAACACATTTAAATACCTTAATGTCAATGGAGAAAACAATGATGTAAGACATCAAGCCCTTATCCAACTCCTTCGAATTTTTATCAACCAGAGAAAATTTGATGACGCTTCCTATGTTATAGATTTTCTCTCTAAAGAAGCTGAAATCAGCAAGGAAAATAAAAAGAACCTTTATAAGACCTTGGCCTACTACTATGAAGTAAGGCAAGAAAAAGACGGTTTGATCGCTGCATTAGAAAAGGCACTGGAACTAAGCAAAGATAATTCAGAAAGTTCGAGACTCTACTTCACCTTGGCCCAGCTTTACCAGAGGGAAGGTTTTGATGCCCAAGCTTACTCCTATTATAGAAGCGCGATGGAAGGCAACCCTCCATATGAACTTGCTTTTTTCTCCCAACTATATGCCCAGAAAGTAGCTGAATTGGAAAAAAGTAAAGATTACAGAAAAGTACGAGAGTATTATGACGAGCTTTATAAAAATCGAAAAAATCAAGATTTAAGGGACGTTGTGCTGTATGAAAAAGCACTTTTTGAACTGAAACAAAACGAAATTGAGGAAGGCATAAGCTTACTCCATAGAGCTGCGCAAGAAACCGCTAAAAATGATATCCAGAAAGGCTATATCTATGAAAAGTTGGCTGAAATATATTTTGACCAAAAAGAGGACTATAGATCTTCCTTCTACTACTTGGACAGCGCACTTCAGTTCTTCAAACCAGAAGACAAACCTTTTAACCCTTTATCAGCCAAAAAAGATGTACTGGAAACATATACGGTTAATTACGAAACAATCACAAAAAATGATAGCCTGATCAGAATCAGTCAACTTAGTCCGGAAGAACAGGAAAAAATTGCGGAGGATTATATTCAAAAAGAGGAGGAAAGGTTACTCGCGGAGGCCAAGAAGAAGACCCCAGAAAAAAACAGCAGTATATTTGACAATTTACTTGCATTTGGAGGAAATAGCACTGGAGCCACCTTCTATTTTGACAATCCAACCGCTATACAACAAGGTGAAATAGAGTTTTTCAGAACTTGGGGAAATAGGCCGCTTGCAGATAATTGGCGCAGAAATGCCAGTGGCTTCCAATCAGCATCCAACTATGCTGACAACACCAACAGTATTAATGATACTTCCACTATAGATGAACCTTCCGAAACCATTAAGAGCTCTCTTCCTGATAAGGCAAGCTTATTAGCCTCGATTCCAAATGATCCAGTCATGATCTCTCAGCTAAATGAAGAGCTGGAGACTTCTTATTTTGAGTTGGGAAAAGTCCTTTTCTTTGAGCTGAATAGACCTGATCTGGCCCGGGATTATTTGGTAAAGATGATTCAGGAATATCCTGACTCTGAAAAAAAACCAGAAGCATATTATACATTATATTTGATTGAAAGAGAAACTAATGGGATGACAGAATACTATGCTAATAAGTTAAATAAAGAGTTCCCTGATTCTCCATTCACCAAATCAGTCAATAATCCTGTAGAAGAGTCTTCCGGGACCATTGCAAACAAAAATGCTGCAGAAAACTATAGTCAAGCATATCTCTTGTTCAAAGAAGGCAGATATGACGAATCCCGTTCATTAATAAGAGCTACTTTGGACAATTATCCTCTAACACCTGTTACGGAGAAGTTGTTGATACTCGACATTATGATCACGGGTAAGACAGGTAGTAAAGAAACATATCAAACCGGGCTGGAGCAATACATTAGTACCACAAAAAATGAAGAGCTCGTAAAAATGGCAAGAAATATGCTATCAGTTTTGACAGGTGAAGTTAACAAAGCTCCTATTGCTAAAATTGATTCTATCGCCTTAAAAGATTCGGTGAAAGTAACTAACAATACAAGGATTGCCCAAGACGACAGCACATCAACAAAACCTGAAAGCATCTATAAGTTTGACGAGAACCAAACACACATATTTATATTAGTTATCGACCCTGACCAAGTGTCAAAAGCAAAAAACCTGACTGCTGAAATGGAAAATTTCCATGATGCGAATTATCCGAATTCTAGATTGAGGACAGGAAGTCTATCCTTTAACAGGGAAAACTCAATCATTTTGGTAAGCCCATTTTCAAATGCGGAAAAAGCTTTGGAATACAGAAAAAGGTTCTTAACAGATTTTAAAGCTGAGGCGCTACCAGAGGAAACAAAAAAGAGTAGTTTTGTAATTTCAATACAAAACTTCCAACAACTGAACAAAAGGAAAGATATCTCCGAATACGAAGCTTTCTTCAAAGCCTCCTATTAA